The segment GTCGTAGCCGTCTATTGGTAGATCCTGGCTTTGGTTTTGGCAAAACCATTGAACATAACCTGCGCTTGCTGAAGTATATGGATGAGCTTCAGGCGCTGGAGTTGCCGTTGTTAGTGGGGATGTCGCGGAAAAGCATGATTGGTAAAGTGTTGGGGCGCCCGGTGGAAGAGCGCTTGGCCGGAGGTCTTGCGCTAGCAGCCATGGCGGTTGAGCGGGGCGCCAATATTTTACGCGTGCATGATGTAGGGCCCACGGTAGATGCCGTAAATATGGCGTGGGCGGTGCTTCAAGAAGGCTGCGAGTCGCCGCCAAATAAGGAGATGACTTCATGACGCGACGTTATTTTGGTACCGATGGCATTCGCGGCACGGTTGGGCAAGCGCCCATTACCGCCGATTTTATGCTCAAGCTGGGGTGGGCGGTGGGTCAAGTGCTGCGCCGTGAAAAAGGCCGTACTCGCGTATTAATTGGTAAAGATACGCGCATCTCTGGCTATATGTTTGAGTCAGCCTTGGAGGCGGGGCTATCTGCCGCAGGTGTCGATGTTTCGTTGCTGGGGCCAATGCCTACGCCGGGGATTGCTTATCTAACGCGTACCTTTCGCGCCGACGCTGGGATTGTGATTTCTGCTTCCCATAACCCATTTGATGATAACGGCATTAAGTTTTTCTCTGCCGAGGGCAAAAAGCTACCCGACGAGATTGAAGATCGTATTGAGACGATGCTTGAAGCACCTCTGACAACGGCGAGCGCGGCTCAGCTGGGTAAAGCGACGCGCATTGACGATGCTGCTGGGCGCTATATCGAGTTCTGCAAATCGACGTTACCTGATCGTCTCAGCTTGCATGGTTTAAAAGTTGTATTGGATTGTGCGCATGGGGCTACCTACCACATTGCGCCAAACGTATTTCGTGAGCTAGGTGCTGATGTTAGCGTGATCGGTTCTTCCCCTGATGGGTTGAATATTAATCATCAAGTGGGGTCTACCCATCCCGCAGCGCTGCGGGCAGCGGTGATACAGCAAGGGGCTGATCTAGGCATTGCCTTTGATGGAGATGGAGATCGAGTGCTGTTGGTAGATGCCGATGGCCGTGAGGTGGATGGCGACGATATTCTTTACCTGATCGCCCGAGATCGTCACGAGCGAGGGCTGCTTGAAGGCGGCGTGGTGGGAACTCTGATGAGCAACTTCGGGCTTGCTATGGCGCTGGAGCGGCTGGGAATTCCCTTTCAGCGCGCGAAAGTTGGCGATCGCTTTGTCATGGAAATGATGGCTGCCAACGGCTGGGAGTTGGGAGGCGAGTCATCAGGTCATATTGTATGTGGTCATGTTCAAACGACGGGCGATGGGGTGGTTTCAGCGTTGCAAGTACTGGCGTTGATGGTGCGAGAGCAAAAGCCGCTTCTGTCTCTCTTGAAGGGGTTAGAAAAGGTGCCTCAGTCGCTGGTTAACGTCAGGTTGCCTGCGGGTACCAACGCAAAAGATGTCATGACGGCAAAGCCGCTACTCGAAGCGGTTGCTGCCCTTGAAGATGAGTTGGGTGACCAGGGTCGAGTGCTGCTGCGGCCGTCGGGCACTGAGCCACTAATCCGAGTGATGGTGGAAGGGCGGGCCCACCTGGATGTTGACCGTCTAGCGCATAAGCTTGCCGATCAGGTCCAAGCGTTACTCAGCTAGTTTGGTAAACGTATTTGATAGGCGGGCATGCTCCTACGCCTCTAACTAACCTGTATAACAGCGGTTGTCTTGACAAGGCCGCTCCTATACCATTTCGCTCCACCTTGAGTGAGGATAATCGATGCGTACGCCATTAATTGCCGGTAACTGGAAAATGAACGGCTCCACGGCGTTGATTCAAGCGTTTGGAGACGCCTTTACCGCGTCCAAGCTGCCTAATGAAATCGACGTTGTAGTTATTCCGCCGTTTCCTTATTTGGAAGCAGCACGAAGTGCTTTCCAAAATACGCCGTTACAGTTAGGGGCGCAGACGCTCAATCCTCAGCACTCGGGTGCGCACACGGGTGAGATCAGTGGGCGTATGCTTAAAGAGTTTGATGTTGCCTATGTGCTGGTTGGTCACTCTGAGCGTCGCCAGCTATACAAAGAAGGTGATGAGCAGGTGTTTGACCGCTTGGTAGCTGCACTTGATGTTGGTATCACGCCGATTCTTTGTGTGGGTGAAACCCTAGAAGAGCGCGATTCTGGTAGCACGATGGATGTTGTGTTGCGGCAAGTGGGCTATGCAATGGCGCGTTTAGAGCCAGCACAACGGCTTAAGCTTGTTATTGCCTATGAGCCTGTATGGGCTATTGGGACAGGTCGTACCGCAACCCCGGAGCAGGCTCAGGAAGTAATGGCCGGTATTCGTACCTACCAGGCTGGGTTTGATAAAACGCTAGCCGAGCAGCTTAAGTTGCTTTACGGCGGCAGCATGAATGCAAGCAATGCGGCTGAGTTGCTCGCTCAGCCGGATATCGACGGCGGTTTAGTGGGCGGTGCTTCGCTCAAAACCGATGATTTCTACGCCATTTGTCAGTCAGCAGGATAATCCCATGCAAGTTGCAATTCTTATGGTTCACGTGGTGATTGCGATCGCCTTGGTTGTGCTCATCCTGCTTCAGCAGGGTAAAGGTGCCGAAGCGGGTGCCGCCTTTGGTGGCGGGGCATCGCAAACTGTGTTTGGTTCGCGGGGTAGCGGTAACTTTTTGTCTCGCGCAACGGGGCTTTTAGCCGCCGGCTTTTTTGTTACCTCAATGGCGTTGGCTTATTTTGCGACCCAGGCAGGGCAAGCGCCCGAGGCTGGTATTCCCGATTCTCGTCTAATTGAGCAGCAGCGCAACATCCCAACGCTTGACGATGGTCCTGCAAGTATGGATAATACCGCGCCAGTGCTAGAGGAAAGCAGCGAGTAACATATTGATACTGCTTTTTTTAGCCTCCCCTGTTGCCGAAGTGGTGGAATTGGTAGACACGCTATCTTGAGGGGGTAGTGACCGTATGGTCGTGCGGGTTCAAGTCCCGCCTTCGGCACCATCTGTTTTGCTGGTTCGCCAGCTTCCCAGAGTTTTTTGTCAGAGAAGCTTTATTCAATAAGCTTTTGTCAGAAAGTAGGGATTGGTACCTAAGACGAAAAATGCACTTGAAAAGAAAGGTTGACGAAAGTGGTTCAAGTGTCTATTATCGTCGACCTAGATTGATGCGGGGTGGAGCAGTCTGGTAGCTCGTCGGGCTCATAACCCGAAGGTCATCGGTTCAAATCCGGTCCCCGCTACCATTTACTAATAGCATGTTGATTGCCTAGAAATCTTGATGTTAGTTAATCTTGATGTTTGTTGGGCAGAGGCGAAGGCCTAGTCATGTTATTAGGTGGTATTACAGGTTTCTTTCGAAAAGCCCCTTCCTGTGAAGGGGCTTTTTGTTAGTAGCTTTTCGAGAGCCAAGAGTGTCTCCAGAGCGGATGTCTTCCGAATTGCCAGAGACACATTTCCGGGTAACGCCAATCAGCCACCTAGCTTTTCATTCAACTCCTGGCCAGGTGCCTGATGCAACGGCTATAGGAGCTTTGTCTGTGGCCACAAAACACGCTGCGCTTCACGCGCTGATCGAACCTGTCGTAGCCGCCATGGGTTTTGAGCTATGGGGCATCGACCATCTTTCCCAGGGCAAGCATTCGCGGCTGGTGATTTATATCGAACGCGAAAGCGGCGTCAGCGTGGAAGACTGCGCTGATATTAGCCGCCAAGTCAGTGCCGTTATGGATGTGGAAGATCCTATTCCTGGCGAATACCGCTTGGAAGTCTCGTCGCCTGGTATGGCACGTCCCTTATATACCCTGGATCAATTTATTCGTTATCAAGGCCACCACGTTGCGCTCAAATTGCGCGTGGCTTTTGATGGACGGCGTAAATACCAAGGCCTTCTCGCTGGTGTCGAAGGCGATGAGGTACTGCTACAGCTGGATGGCGAAGAGTACTGTTTTCCAATCGAAAGCATCGATTCTGCGCACGTCGTCCCGCAATTCGACGAATAAACGGGTGGCGGCTTCCGGCAGGCTGCCGGGATGATGCACAAAAGGACAGGTTTTCTGGCGAGGCAAACGCATGAGTAAAGAAATTTTAATGGTCGTGGACGCGATCTCTAACGAAAAAGGCGTCCCCCGCGATGTTATTTTTGAAGCGGTTGAAGCCGCGCTAGCTAGCGCGTCACGCAAGCGTTTTGATCAAGAAGAAGCCAATGTGCGCGTCCATATCGATCGCCGCACGGGCGACTACGATACGTTCCGCTACTGGACCGTTGTCGAAGATGACGAATTTGAAACACCTGATTATGAAATTAAAGAAACCATCGCTGAGCAGCGTGATCCGCCGCTTAAACTAGGTGATGTGGTTGAGAAAAAAATTGAAAATGCCGTGTTTGGCCGTATCGCTGCGCAAACGGCAAAGCAGGTTATCGTTCAAAAGGTGCGTGAAGCTGAACGCGCTGAAGTTGTTCGTCAGTACGCTGACCGCGAAGGCGAGTTGGTGGCAGGTATTGTCAAGAAAACCACGCGTGACGGGTTGATTATTGACCTGGGTGAAAATGCTGAGGCGTTTTTGCCGCGTAACGAAATGATTCACGGTGAGCGCTACCGCATGAATGAGCGGGTACGCGCATTGCTAGTAAAAGTTGATCCTGACGCGCGTGGTGCCCAGCTACAGCTGTCACGCACCTGTCCTGAGTTCATTATTGAGCTGTTTAAAATTGAAGTCCCGGAAATTGCGGAACAGCTGATTGAAATCAAAGGTGCGGCGCGCGACCCTGGCTCACGGGCCAAAATCGCCGTTAAAACTAACGACCGCCGCATCGATCCTGTTGGGGCGTGTGTTGGTATGCGCGGCTCTCGCGTACAGGCAGTGTCGTCAGAGCTGCAAAATGAGCGTGTCGATATTGTGCTGTGGGACGACAATCCGGCGCAGTTGGTGATAAATGCCATGGCACCTGCGGATGTGGCGTCTATCCTGGTGGACGAAGATGCTCACGCCATGGACGTTGCCGTTGCTCAAGATAATCTGGCTCAGGCCATTGGTCGTAGTGGCCAGAATGTGCGCTTAGCCTCTGAGCTAACAGGCTGGCGCATTAACGTGATGACCGAAGATGAAGCTGAGTCAAAGCGTGAGCAGGAAATTGATAGCTTGGTGGACTCCTTTGTTCAGCATTTAGAAGTGGATGAAGACGTTGCCCGCTTATTAGTAGAAGAAGGGTTTACCACCCTGGAAGAAGTTGCCTACGTGCCGCTTGAAGAGATGCTCGAA is part of the Halomonas sp. GT genome and harbors:
- the rimP gene encoding ribosome maturation factor RimP — translated: MATKHAALHALIEPVVAAMGFELWGIDHLSQGKHSRLVIYIERESGVSVEDCADISRQVSAVMDVEDPIPGEYRLEVSSPGMARPLYTLDQFIRYQGHHVALKLRVAFDGRRKYQGLLAGVEGDEVLLQLDGEEYCFPIESIDSAHVVPQFDE
- the tpiA gene encoding triose-phosphate isomerase; its protein translation is MRTPLIAGNWKMNGSTALIQAFGDAFTASKLPNEIDVVVIPPFPYLEAARSAFQNTPLQLGAQTLNPQHSGAHTGEISGRMLKEFDVAYVLVGHSERRQLYKEGDEQVFDRLVAALDVGITPILCVGETLEERDSGSTMDVVLRQVGYAMARLEPAQRLKLVIAYEPVWAIGTGRTATPEQAQEVMAGIRTYQAGFDKTLAEQLKLLYGGSMNASNAAELLAQPDIDGGLVGGASLKTDDFYAICQSAG
- the secG gene encoding preprotein translocase subunit SecG — translated: MQVAILMVHVVIAIALVVLILLQQGKGAEAGAAFGGGASQTVFGSRGSGNFLSRATGLLAAGFFVTSMALAYFATQAGQAPEAGIPDSRLIEQQRNIPTLDDGPASMDNTAPVLEESSE
- the glmM gene encoding phosphoglucosamine mutase; translated protein: MTRRYFGTDGIRGTVGQAPITADFMLKLGWAVGQVLRREKGRTRVLIGKDTRISGYMFESALEAGLSAAGVDVSLLGPMPTPGIAYLTRTFRADAGIVISASHNPFDDNGIKFFSAEGKKLPDEIEDRIETMLEAPLTTASAAQLGKATRIDDAAGRYIEFCKSTLPDRLSLHGLKVVLDCAHGATYHIAPNVFRELGADVSVIGSSPDGLNINHQVGSTHPAALRAAVIQQGADLGIAFDGDGDRVLLVDADGREVDGDDILYLIARDRHERGLLEGGVVGTLMSNFGLAMALERLGIPFQRAKVGDRFVMEMMAANGWELGGESSGHIVCGHVQTTGDGVVSALQVLALMVREQKPLLSLLKGLEKVPQSLVNVRLPAGTNAKDVMTAKPLLEAVAALEDELGDQGRVLLRPSGTEPLIRVMVEGRAHLDVDRLAHKLADQVQALLS
- the nusA gene encoding transcription termination factor NusA produces the protein MSKEILMVVDAISNEKGVPRDVIFEAVEAALASASRKRFDQEEANVRVHIDRRTGDYDTFRYWTVVEDDEFETPDYEIKETIAEQRDPPLKLGDVVEKKIENAVFGRIAAQTAKQVIVQKVREAERAEVVRQYADREGELVAGIVKKTTRDGLIIDLGENAEAFLPRNEMIHGERYRMNERVRALLVKVDPDARGAQLQLSRTCPEFIIELFKIEVPEIAEQLIEIKGAARDPGSRAKIAVKTNDRRIDPVGACVGMRGSRVQAVSSELQNERVDIVLWDDNPAQLVINAMAPADVASILVDEDAHAMDVAVAQDNLAQAIGRSGQNVRLASELTGWRINVMTEDEAESKREQEIDSLVDSFVQHLEVDEDVARLLVEEGFTTLEEVAYVPLEEMLEIEEFDEDLVEELRARAKDELLTMAIASEEALDGAQPADDLLDMDGMERHLAFILASRGIVTMEDLAEQSVDDLVDIEELDEARAAALIMTARAPWFEDDGVSDSNTQ